Proteins encoded by one window of Vigna radiata var. radiata cultivar VC1973A chromosome 5, Vradiata_ver6, whole genome shotgun sequence:
- the LOC106760178 gene encoding uncharacterized protein LOC106760178, which translates to MEPFGRGGGRGHGRRSQSTSPVVVGNEQCGRGKGREEKKQPENSSPDSPSDSDSVGMGMAKLNIGVDKSSAAAAVGEGGFDICPRKQPGSVVLKPPLLAQNRERRRSRSSNNNGIGLSLRPGMVFLKGYLSLSDQQKIVERCRELGMGVGGFYQPGYEEGTKMHLKMMCLGKNWDPHTSQYGERRPFDGAKPPQIPPEFQTLVTNALRDSNALVPQNRLPSISPDICIVNFYSQTGRLGLHQDKDESEDSLRRGLPVVSFSIGDSAQFLYGDHRDPDKAEKLQLESGDVLIFGGSSRNVFHGVSAIHPNSAPNLLLQHTNLRPGRLNLTFRQY; encoded by the exons ATGGAACCTTTTGGTCGCGGTGGTGGTCGTGGTCACGGCCGTCGCTCTCAATCTACTTCACcg GTTGTTGTTGGCAACGAGCAATGTGGGCGAGGTAAGGGCAGGGAAGAGAAGAAGCAACCGGAGAATTCATCACCTGATTCTCCTTCCGATTCTGACTCTGTTGGAATGGGAATGGCAAAGTTAAATATTGGCGTTGATAAGTCATCAGCAGCCGCAGCAGTAGGAGAGGGAGGGTTCGATATATGTCCCCGTAAACAACCTGGAAGCGTGGTTCTGAAACCTCCATTGCTTGCACAGAACAGAGAAAGGAGAAGATCCCGTAGTAGTAATAACAATGGCATTGGGTTGTCGTTGAGGCCTGGGATGGTGTTTCTGAAGGGTTACCTTTCACTGAGCGATCAGCAGAAGATAGTGGAAAGGTGCAGGGAGTTGGGGATGGGCGTGGGAGGATTCTACCAGCCTGGCTACGAGGAAGGGACTAAGATGCATTTGAAGATGATGTGCCTCGGAAAGAACTGGGATCCTCACACCTCTCAGTACGGAGAACGACGACCATTCGACGGAGCAAAACCCCCCCAAATCCCTCCCGAGTTTCAGACATTGGTCACCAATGCACTTCGTGATTCCAACGCCCTCGTTCCTCAAAATCGCCTTCCCTCCATCTCGCCCGACATCTGCATTGTCAATTTTTACTCCCAAACTGGCCGTTTGGGTCTTCATCAAGACAAGGATGAAAGTGAAGACTCTCTTCGCCGAGGCTTGCCCGTCGTATCCTTCTCCATCGGAGACTCTGCACAGTTCCTCTATGGAGATCACAGGGATCCCGACAAGGCAGAGAAACTGCAACTCGAATCTGGGGATGTTTTGATCTTTGGTGGCTCCTCCAGAAATGTATTCCACGGAGTTAGCGCTATTCATCCAAACTCTGCCCCCAACCTCTTGCTGCAACACACTAATCTACGCCCTGGTCGATTGAATCTCACTTTCAGACAGTACTAa
- the LOC106760231 gene encoding potassium transporter 5: MSRAEEDDGRKSTEETGVTVEAEKNLKLKERKVSWAKLRRIDSLNLEAGRVSMVAHNPHKMGWRITLSLAFQSIGVVYGDIGTSPLYVYASTFTDGIKHNDDILGVLSLIIYTILFIPMIKYVFIVLWANDNGNGGAFALYSLICRHIKMSLIPNEQPXDRELSNYKLETPSSQVKRAHKLKQKLEGSNVAKVVLVLLAIMGTSMVIGDXILTPSISVLSAVSGISKSLGQDAVVGITIAILVVLFSVQRFGTDKVGFSFAPIILMWFLFIAGIGFYNLFKYDIGVLRAFYPKYIYDYFKRNGKKGWLSLGGVFLCITGSEAMFADLGHFNVRAIQISFSFITCPSIVIAYIGQAAYLRKFPDNVANTFYDSIPGPLYWPTFVVAVAAAIIASQAMISGAFSIIXQAXSLGCFPRVRVVHTSIKHYGQVYIPEINYMFMIACIVVCAAFKTTEKISHAYGIAVIGDMMISTTLVSLIMLVLWKKSLWLVSLFFFGFGFIELVYLTSQLTKFTGGGYFPIVSAMFLTSIMGIWXYVHKEXXMFELKNKVSSAYLNEVASNPDVRRVPGIGLLYSELVQGIPPIFPHLIASIPSVHSILVFVSIKAIPVSSVASEERFLFRQVEPREYRVFRCVVRHGYNDVLEDPAKFESELIQNLKAFIQEENYHMVEVEGIGNAIEQATVVESSDKRETHRSSSRIIPNQPASASSDSIRSLGGSGNKSYANFLAPPIHGAEEELKFIEKALEKGVVYMLAEAEVVAHPNSSIINKIIVNYVYSFFRKNFRQGQSSMAIPRNRLLKIGMTYEI; this comes from the exons ATGTCTAGagcagaagaagatgatggaagAAAGAGCACGGAGGAAACTGGTGTAACAGTAGAGGCAGAGAAGAACCTTAAGCTGAAAGAGCGAAAGGTATCATGGGCAAAACTAAGACGCATAGATTCTCTAAATTTAGAGGCCGGAAGAGTTTCTATGGTTGCACACAACCCTCACAAG ATGGGATGGAGAATTACTCTCAGCTTAGCATTTCAAAGTATAGGAGTTGTATATGGTGATATTGGGACATCACCCCTTTATGTATATGCCAGCACTTTCACTGATGGAATCAAACATAATGATGATATTCTGGGTGTCTTGTCCCTTATCATCTACACCATCCTCTTTATACCTATGATCAAATACGTTTTCATCGTATTGTGGGCTAACGACAATGGCAACG GTGGAGCCTTTGCACTGTATTCATTAATATGTAGACACATAAAAATGAGTTTGATTCCAAATGAACAACCAGANGATAGGGAGCTTTCTAATTACAAACTAGAAACNCCATCGAGTCAGGTNAAACGAGCTCACAAACTAAAGCAGAAACTCGAAGGCAGTAATGTTGCAAAAGTTGTGCTTGTGCTTCTTGCAATAATGGGAACTTCCATGGTTATAGGAGACGNCATTCTTACTCCATCAATATCAG TACTTTCAGCTGTAAGTGGGATCAGTAAATCATTAGGTCAAG ATGCTGTTGTGGGAATCACAATAGCAATTTTGGTAGTCCTATTTTCTGTTCAACGATTCGGTACTGATAAAGTGGGGTTCTCCTTTGCTCCAATTATCTTGATGTGGTTTTTGTTCATCGCTGGAATTGGTTTTTACAACTTATTCAAATATGACATTGGAGTATTACGTGCCTTttatccaaaatatatatatgattactTCAAACGTAATGGAAAGAAAGGATGGTTATCACTTGGTGGAGTTTTTTTATGCATAACAG GATCTGAGGCTATGTTTGCTGACTTAGGTCACTTTAATGTGCGAGCCATTCAG ATAAGCTTTTCTTTCATTACATGTCCATCAATCGTGATTGCATACATTGGGCAAGCAGCATATTTGAGGAAGTTTCCTGACAATGTAGCTAATACTTTCTATGATTCCATTCCAg GTCCCTTATATTGGCCAACTTTTGTTGTGGCTGTTGCTGCTGCCATTATAGCTAGTCAAGCAATGATTTCAGGAGCATTCTCCATTATANCNCAAGCCNTAAGTCTAGGTTGTTTTCCAAGAGTTAGGGTNGTGCACACTTCCATCAAACATTATGGTCAGGTGTATATTCCCGAAATCAATTACATGTTCATGATTGCATGCATTGTGGTGTGTGCTGCCTTCAAGACCACAGAAAAGATTAGTCATGCATATG GGATTGCAGTTATTGGTGATATGATGATTTCAACAACTCTGGTTTCACTGATAATGCTTGTTTTATGGAAAAAGAGTCTATGGCTTGTGTCATTATTCTTCTTTGGATTCGGTTTCAttgaattagtttatttaacatCTCAACTGACCAAGTTCACAGGAGGAGGGTATTTTCCAATTGTATCAGCTATGTTCTTGACGTCGATTATGGGAATCTGGCANTATGTGCACAAAGAAANATNCATGTTTGAGTTAAAAAACAAGGTATCAAGTGCATATTTGAATGAAGTGGCGAGCAACCCAGATGTAAGGCGAGTGCCAGGAATTGGACTTTTGTACTCTGAGCTGGTGCAAGGCATTCCTCCTATATTTCCACACCTTATAGCTAGCATTCCATCTGTCCACTCAATTCTTGTGTTTGTGTCTATTAAAGCAATTCCCGTGAGTAGTGTTGCATCGGAGGAGAGGTTCTTGTTTCGACAGGTGGAGCCCAGAGAGTACAGAGTTTTTCGTTGTGTTGTGAGGCATGGTTACAATGATGTTCTTGAAGATCCTGCAAAGTTTGAGTCAGAACTTATACAAAATCTAAAGGCATTCATTCAAGAGGAGAATTATCATATGGTGGAAGTGGAGGGAATTGGAAATGCAATCGAACAAGCAACAGTTGTTGAAAGCAGTGATAAGAGGGAAACACATCGTTCCTCCAGTAGAATAATCCCCAATCAACCAGCATCAGCCTCATCTGACTCCATTCGATCATTGGGGGGCAGTGGCAACAAGTCATATGCTAACTTCCTTGCCCCACCCATCCATGGAGCTGAAGAGGAACTCAAATTCATAGAAAAAGCATTAGAGAAAGGCGTGGTGTACATGCTGGCAGAAGCAGAGGTTGTGGCTCACCCAAACTCCTCCATCATCAATAAGATCATTGTGAATTATGTGTACAGTTTCTTCCGAAAGAACTTTAGACAAGGTCAGAGTTCCATGGCAATCCCGCGCAACAGACTTCTTAAGATTGGAATGACATACGAAATATGA
- the LOC106760017 gene encoding potassium transporter 5-like has product MDDFVEGREAGVVCVSAGDLNSRCRLEKLDERIGVLQDSRARLDEGNEVANGGPEEKQWWLFWVALDLEEKEESVLRVKMTGAEGKLRHINSLSLEAGRVCMDAHKMGWRITLSLAFQSLGIVYGDIGTSPLYVYASTFTNGIKHNDDILGVLSLIIYTILLIPMIKYVFIVLWANDNGNGPLYWPTFVVAVAAAIIASQAMISGAFSIIAQALSLGCFPRVRVVHTSIKHHGQVYIPEINYMFMIACIVVCAAFKTTEKISHAYGIAVIGDMMITTTLVSLIMLVLWEKSLWRVTLFFFGFSFVELLYLTSQLTKFTGGGYFPIVSAMFLTSIMGIWHYVHKERYMFELKNKVSSAYLNEVANNPNVRRVPGIGLLYSELVQGIPPIFPHLIASIPSVHSILVFVSIKTIPVSSVASEERFLFRRVEPREYRVFRCVVRHGYNDLFLDLVKFESELIQNLKTFIQEENYHMVEVEGSGNAIEQAVVVESSDKSEAHCSLSRIITNQSASSSPDSIRSLRGSDTKLSANFLTSSMHGAEEELKFIEKALEKNVVYMLAEAEVVAHPNSTIINKIIVNYVYSFFRKNFRQGQSSMAIPCKRLLKIGMTYEI; this is encoded by the exons ATGGATGATtttgttgaaggaagagaagcTGGTGTGGTGTGTGTTTCAGCAG GTGATTTGAATTCGCGGTGTAGATTGGAGAAGCTTGATGAACGAATTGGGGTTTTGCAG GATTCGCGTGCTAGATTGGACGAAGGTAATGAGGTGGCTAATGGTGGTCCTGAGGAGAAGCAGTGGTGGCTATTCTGGGTCGCGTTGGATCT agaagaaaaagaagaaagtgtaTTGAGAGTGAAGATGACCGGAGCAGAAGGAAAACTAAGGCACATAAATTCTTTGAGTTTAGAGGCTGGAAGAGTTTGTATGGATGCACACAAG ATGGGATGGAGAATTACTCTTAGCTTAGCTTTTCAAAGCCTAGGAATTGTATATGGTGATATTGGGACATCACCCCTTTACGTATATGCTAGCACCTTCACCAATGGAATCAAACATAACGATGATATTTTGGGTGTCTTGTCCCTTATCATCTATACCATCCTCCTCATTCCTATGATTAAATACGTCTTCATCGTACTGTGGGCTAACGACAATGGCAACG GTCCCTTATATTGGCCAACTTTTGTTGTGGCTGTTGCTGCTGCCATTATAGCTAGTCAAGCAATGATTTCAGGAGCATTCTCCATTATAGCTCAAGCCCTAAGTCTAGGTTGTTTTCCAAGAGTTAGGGTGGTGCACACTTCCATCAAACATCATGGTCAAGTGTATATTCCTGAAATCAACTACATGTTCATGATCGCATGTATTGTGGTGTGTGCTGCCTTCAAGACCACGGAAAAGATTAGTCATGCATATG GGATTGCAGTTATTGGTGATATGATGATTACAACAACTCTAGTTTCGCTGATAATGCTTGTTTTATGGGAAAAGAGTCTATGGCGTGTGACATTATTCTTCTTTGGATTCAGTTTCGTTGAATTACTTTATTTAACATCTCAACTGACCAAGTTCACAGGAGGAGGATATTTTCCAATTGTATCAGCTATGTTCTTGACGTCGATTATGGGAATTTGGCACTATGTACACAAAGAAAGATACATGTTTGAGTTAAAAAACAAGGTATCAAGTGCATATCTGAATGAAGTGGCGAACAACCCAAATGTAAGGCGAGTGCCAGGAATTGGACTTTTGTATTCCGAGTTAGTGCAAGGTATTCCTCCCATATTCCCACACCTTATAGCTAGCATTCCATCTGTCCATTCAATTCTTGTGTTTGTGTCTATTAAAACAATCCCGGTGAGTAGTGTTGCATCTGAGGAAAGGTTCTTGTTTCGACGAGTGGAGCCAAGAGAGTACAGAGTTTTTCGTTGTGTTGTGAGGCATGGTTACAATGACCTTTTTTTAGATCTTGTAAAGTTTGAATCAGAATTGATACAAAATTTAAAGACATTCATTCAAGAGGAGAACTACCATAtggtggaggtggagggaaGTGGAAATGCAATCGAACAAGCAGTGGTAGTTGAAAGCAGTGATAAGAGTGAAGCACATTGTTCCTTAAGTAGAATAATCACCAATCAATCAGCATCATCTTCACCCGACTCCATTCGATCATTGAGGGGGAGTGACACCAAGTTATCTGCTAACTTCCTTACCTCATCCATGCATGGAGCTGAAGAGGAACTCAAATTCATAGAAAAAGCATTGGAGAAAAACGTGGTGTACATGTTGGCAGAAGCAGAGGTTGTGGCTCACCCAAACTCCACCATCATCAATAAAATCATTGTGAATTATGTGTACAGTTTTTTTCGAAAGAACTTCAGACAAGGTCAAAGTTCCATGGCAATCCCTTGCAAGAGACTTCTCAAGATTGGAATGACCTATGAAATATGA